The Lolium rigidum isolate FL_2022 chromosome 1, APGP_CSIRO_Lrig_0.1, whole genome shotgun sequence region ATGAGTTTAGATTGCCTATGTGCAACTATGTGTCTGCAATTGTGGGTCTGTGCGTGTGACTATATATGTGGGGCTTGATGGCCTCTGGTCTTGATCAGTTCAGCTGCATCTAGTACACTGTTCTTCACTATAGAATTTCCTTGAATAATATACTTTGCTTATTGTGACTGTCAATTTCTGGAGGCAGCTATTTTTACCTTCTGCCTCCAGTTTATTTATTTTTCAAGATGTAACAATACCCGTTTAAAGGGCATTAGTATATTTACTTCCATTGAACGTGGCGGTTTTCTTCGGTAGTTAGTCTACTTACTATTTACACATTATCACTTATTAGACTTTAGGAGATTTTATATGGTCAACGCAACTTTGAGTTTCTTTTTGAAGTAGTAATTTTTTTCATCTACTTGTGTGCAGGGTGATCAATCTTCTCGCTCTGCCAAGCCTCCACAAGAGCCACCAAACAATATCCTCTTCATCCAGAACAGTGCTGACCAGACATCGAGCATGATGGTGGAGGTCCTGTTCCAGCAGTACCCTGGTTTCCGGGAGGTTTGGATGATCGAGGCCAGGCCAGGCATTGCTTTGGTGGAGTCCGATGACGAGAACCAGTCCATGGTTGCGATGCAAGCCCTCCAGGGTTTCTGGATGAGCCGGAGAACCCAATCACTATATCGTACGCCAAAAAATAATGATGATCCATGGGATCCCCAAACCGTCCGAAGAAACCTGTAGCCATAAGATTTTCCCACCCTATGATTTACACTATAGTGGTGATCTAACTGACTTGTAAAGAAATACATGGTGTTTAGTCTCTTGCAACAGTTGAGACGTAATCATAGCATTTGTCTGAAATTATGGAAGTACTCATGATTAGCATACACAAGTTAGATTTGGACAAGGAAATGTGTCACTGGTTAAAGATGctccttt contains the following coding sequences:
- the LOC124683372 gene encoding protein MEI2-like 3 yields the protein MNECKDKGPDASSPTYPDVPTSQFGSSPARRLLLVCLLYIHVLVCVLLHGDQSSRSAKPPQEPPNNILFIQNSADQTSSMMVEVLFQQYPGFREVWMIEARPGIALVESDDENQSMVAMQALQGFWMSRRTQSLYRTPKNNDDPWDPQTVRRNL